The genomic stretch ggcatatcccatgggggcatccaaaatatataaggagaccttgagaaggttagcaatggatttttatcttaatggagagattttgtataaaaaatcatcttatgGGACcttgttgagatgtttggatgaagtTGAGGCCAAAGACACATTACAGGAAGTCTGTGAAGGGATTTTCTCAACCTTTGATACTAGACACATGATGACTAGAAAGATACAAAAGGCTTATTACTTTTGGATTACATTAGAAAAGGACTGCATCGACAATGACCAAAAATGCCATAAGAGTCGAGTGTACAGTGATAAAATCAACGCCTCTCCAGTTCCTCTGTTTAACTTGACATCTCTATAGCCCTTCACAATGTGGGTAATTGATGTGATTAGGCCTATCAATCCAAAAGCCAGCAATGGTCATAGGTTTATTCTCGTGGATATCGACTACTTTACAAAATAGGTAGAAaccgggtcatttgctcatgtgaaaaaaaaaagttcggccatgaattctctttgtaaagaaccttttctttataaagCGCATGATCTTATagaatttgaaatcttttacttaaacaacctcttttcttatatatgactaaggaaatgactccatcaattggaggGAACCAAACCAATTTTAAAACTGATAGGTATTGCACACAACACTAAGGGCAAAAAGTGCACATATGAGTCCATAGTGAACCAAAGGCCAAAGGGgtatcatcataaaaacttctaaaaaacaTCTTTTATGAGAATTGCTAATTGTATTGGAAGTTtcagttttcatgaacaaaaccaaatcttttgagttttccttttaaaataataataataaaagacaatACTCAATTGAGTaagaaagggccccataaggaaccAGAGATCTCTTCACCAAGAGGATATAAAGTATAGTGTGTGGAGCATATTCTGGTTCAAGAGGATATGTCAGACAAACAAATGGAAACGGGAGCTCAAGGAGTCTACAACGAAAAAGGggatctatgttttttttaaaaaaataggtaacaaaaaaaagcatgcaTACTATATTGTCATAACATTAACCTGACGGGAGAATGTGTGACGAAAGCCAAAATAGCTCCAAGTTTTTGGGAAACCGCTAAGGTATAAAATCTCAAGTCAATGGAACAATGAAAAAGGATAGGAATTGTGAACTACCACTGCTTCATTTCCTCGAGAtaagatgttttcttttgaagtttaaGATGGGCAAGTCACCCAATATTGAGACCGTTTCTCAAATTGACATCATTTCTTGGAAAAACGTGGAGTTTTCTGAAAGAATTTAAGGTGGGCAGGTCAaccgatattgagaccattccTTAGAAAAGTGtgaagttttctaagaattttaaggtGGGCAGGTCAaccgatattgagaccattccTTAGAAAAGTGtgaagttttctaagaattttaaggtGGGCAGGTCATCcgatattgaaaccatttcttagaaaagcgtggagttttctaagaattttaaaaggggtCGGTCCCAtaatattgaaaccgtttcttagaaaagcgtagagttttctaagaattttaagatgggcctgTCACATGATATTGATaccattttttagaaaagcatggagttttctaagaattttaagaggggccggtcacctgatattgagactGTTTTGTTAGAATAGCGTGAacttttctaagaattttaagagggtcTAATCActcgatattgagaccattttttagaaaagcatgtagttttctaaaaaaaaaattaaggtgagGTTCCTCTCTTCATGTCATTTTGTAGTTGTCAAAAGCTGTTGTCTCCTATGAATTAAAGTTGCACAAAAACATGATTTGCAACTCCAAAATCAAACGAGAGAATCATGGAAACTAGTAGGAAGttgtagagaaaagaaaagaaatcagatGGTGAGGGTTGTgtagagaaaaaggaaagaaaccatACGGGATAGTTGTGCTCAAAATGACCATGAATAGTACCATGCTAATTAAATTCTATGGGGTTGTTTTACAATGCAAAGTAACAGACATTATTATGATGTTGTCTGATccagtccttatttttttaattcctcgAATAAAACCGATTTACTTTCCCAAGTTTGAAATTTGtctttaattaatctaataaatacttaaaacattaacaaaaacaaagaaaaaagaatgttgcagagaagaagaagaggcctTGTTTCTACTATGATTTGCTTCCTTTATTCTCTCCTTCAACTACTGTCATTCGTTAGGATTCTTCTCAGAATTATGAGCCCTTaatgtttcttaatttctttttctttatctagTCATTAAGGTTGGTTAAATCCCTCACAATTtatgttgaaaattaattataatgtttTCACAACTCTATTGTAATTTAGACTTTACTACAACTTAGACTTCGATTCTGATTTGATTTATTGCGATATTTGGTCAttccaactatatttttttattcatgaaatgTTAGAGGCTtgatttgaactttttttaaaattttaaggccCATTATTTCTATATTAGACTCTTAGCTTTATAACGATGAAGCACTCATGGTctagctaaaaaaaaactagtttgctAGGTCATTTCACCCACTCAAGATAAGAATCCAGGATATTAGCGACGGAATGGTTCTCATTAATTACTCCATCATTAATTGCATTAAGATTAATTCATGCAATATTTAGCGTAGGTAAATTAACAGGATCAATATCTAGTTCTTTTGCTGGCATTTGAATGTCTTGGTTTCTGGTGCtggaaattaattttagtatcaGTTCCTTGATGTTTGTTCTTCTTCCTCTGGCCGTATTGGTCTTATACATATGGCCAAGGcctcatttaaatattttttattaataatgttgATCACATtcatcaaaaaagaagaaaaaaaatttagaacaaAAGGCATTCATATCTTTAAATTTATGCAAACTGCGATTTTATTAGCCAAAAAGCACATATATAATAGTAGCATTGCATTACAAAAAGGAGTAGAAGTACGTAAACCAGCTCTCAGCACAAACTACATATAGTAGCTAATACTCAATATACTTAATTACACATCCGACACCTATAGTATGATTTATAACATTATTGCAagctattttatatatagatatatagatATATGCATGAGCATACATGTATGTTATGAGTAACCAGAAcatgtttcataatttatttggttAGTGCCTGATGCGTAGCTAAGTTAGCTCATCGATGGATCAAACCCATAACGCGCCAGCACGTTTAAGCATTGGGATTAAGGAACGATTAAGGTGAAGGCTCATCACCTCATTGGCTCCACCCACAAGTTCACCTCCAATGAACACGGCCGGCAATGTTGGGCATCCAAACCTTGAGAGTGCTTGCTCAATTTCCCTTCCTCTAGGCATCTCATCAAGCTCATGGACAGCCACGCTCACCCCAAACTCATTGAAGAGAGTCTTGATGGTGTGGCACATACAGCAAGTGCTCTTGCTGAAGATCACAACTGGTCTCTCGGATGCCAAATTTGTCACCCTCTCCATTTCCAAATCAACGAGCAAGAAACTAATGCCAATGATCACTTAGCGAGTTAGTTTAATTACAAGCTCGCTAGTAGTCTCAAAACCGATCGAGCAGGAGATAAACAAATGATGTAGCTAGCTAGTAAGGAATATTGTAATGGgcagttaagtttttttttattttttatgaggtgcTTGATATCATGAGACTCGTTTATATAGGGTTAAATTTGAAGGTTTTGGGTGGATTGGCAATGGTAGCAAAGAGAAAAAGATTTGATTGCGAAGCAAAAGAAGAATGTTCTGCTAGATATTTCGGACGGTTTCTAAAATCACTGATCGATTGATACATGACACAAATAGAAGTGTGACACCACAAGGAAAGTAATTGCAAGATATAGATGAAGAATCTTTCATACGGAAAATAGAGACGTGTCCTTTGTACGGCTGTTTCACATTATCAAAATAATGACAACATGTAATCTTACACATGCAAATTGTTCTGTATCTTCTATCCAAAGTTTGATGATCTATGTATTAAAGTGCATTTTGATCAATTTCCTTTGCATGGAGGCATATGTGCTGAGTTGTAGAAAGAAGTTGGATTTATCCATTTGGGACCTTTCTCTGATTGTGTTAAGATTCGCATCCAATTCATCAAGAATGGATAGGTAAGTGATGCAGAAGAAGGTTAGAGAAGGAACCAGCATATGCTTACTCTCGAAAGTTCAAACAAATTTAGCAAGAATCAAGTCCCATTTGCATAATTAGTGACATTAATTCTATCTTCCTTGTAGAAAATtttacattaattatatatttagagTGTCACAGCGCAAAATACAATACATGCACCGGGTTAATAAATAGGATCATAAAACATATTCTATCAAATGCTCTGCAtacatgggaaaaaaaaaggggtaccaaggatgttataaaaaatttcaatcaaactttcactttttttctttttattgtcacaaatgaaacaaaataattttgtttttgtttggtggGTTTTTCAACTCAACCATGCTGAATTAGAAAGCTAGAACTAGCATATAATTACTTTTTTGGTCCTTGTAATATATTGTTCATGATTTTATCTGTCATAAATAGATTTGTGCTCTAGCTTATAAGTAGGTAGAACAACTTTCATGATCTTTGCTCATCACTTCTCCATTTAATGCTCGCAATCCctaattaataaactaaatttggATGGCTGTGCaatgaaaatttatcaagaatAATAGGAGAACATGCATCAACCACAATTTCTAGCTTGACGGAAACTTCTAGACATGCAagaaatccttttctttcttttctgggtGCTAATGAGCTGAGCCTCCCCTCGCTTTCGGGCACATAGTTTTTTTTGCCAATTACAGTGACTGTTCACGAAAAGATAAGACTAATGCCGAGAGGTCCCCAACAccatcctttcttttttatttctttttataattttttttcatttgaattattttcttcagTAGTGTAGTTatttacagagagagagagagatgtgcatttataaaaaacacttgagtttaattaaattgtttagtgAAGATCAGGCACATCGTCTAGCAACATGTTAtgatctttaaaatattaaaaaagtcattGGTAGTTTGACTTAATCTTTTAGTGGTTGATTTctaaatgtaattaatattctttcattaataatgttttgatttaatattaaaacatagaGTATGTCTGCtatattaaatcatgttttttttctctacataACAATCATTAAttgtttgaataagatttgaaattatttttaaatttcattccaTATTAGCCAAGGATTTCTCAGATgttaatactatttgagaatagaATGAACATTTTCTTTAATTCTCATAGGATGATAAATTCTCTCTTGATCATTCAAGTACTTTCTTATAGTTCATTTTATACCAAATATTTGTCATTTCATTACCTCAATTAAGATAACATATAATATAATCAAAGCAaaacattctctatataagatgACTTAGTAATCTCAAGTTTAAATATCACTAATACAACCATCACTTAAGTTTTTCCATAGACCTATGTGATCTTTCCATATGAAATTCTTATGCGGGTCAGTTCAGTGTATATGTCTTATAACAAACAATATTTACATAATAGTTCTAATAATATGTACATGTCTTTATAGCTCTAATAAATGTCAAGTATTTAAGAGAGCATCGACTAGgaacattttagaaacaatgctttgatgtaatgataatctcataattataataactttctaattttatttggaAGATATTTTTGTcccatgaattttatctttattctaaatttattaatataataataccaTGTGTAATCAACTACTTGACTATAAGATAAGATATATATTCTTCATGACTGACACTAAATTTTCAAGCCAAAGGCGTTGCCAGGTCATCATAACctaagagtgtttttttttttttttgtgattaaaatataataaagttatATACATATCCTCCATAACCGGCTCAATTCAGTAGCCAAGGGCCAgatccaaaaatgccttcagATTGTAGGGTTACTTAGACAGAAAATTAGCTGGCCAGTAACCTGTACTTCTTAGCCCTGCATATGCACGCATGCATGGCTCATAGCCTCATATACTATCtttatattaattcttttaCCACTGATCAGGAGTAGGAGGAGGGACGAATCCAAAATGTTTATAAATTGAAGAGGCCAAAGTTTATAGTCTTACTGTTGGGAGGGCCatttcataatatataataCCCTCAAAATTGTATAGTTTCAATGGtgattttaaataacttttcaaacttgagGGCATCAGCCCACCCTTGGCCACCCCTAGATTCGTCTCTCAGTGGAGATCTACAGCCCGTCCATCTTGAGCTGTTCGATGAACTTCAAAAAATCATAACCACAAGATTTTAGCTCGATAACATTCAAATGATGTTATCTCCTATCAACTACAAAATAGAAAGAAGTGAAACTTCTATGGGTTCTCTGATCTCtttgtagaatatatataaacaatatattttttcaatccaacccaaagattataaattattcagGTAAAACACAGGATTGATCCATCTCGATTAAACAAAGTTTTACTAATTTATTTAGAAGAAATGGAAGATTGATCATTATACACAAGATGATGCATATTTATGCACATGCATTATTGCATACGTACATACACTTGGCCGCCAGCATATACAGCAAAcgtgagagagagaaggaaaggatAAAACCCTGAGTGTTGGTGGCGAGTGGAAAAAGAATGTCAACTTTATGCACCGAAGATAAAGTAGAAAGCAAAATATATGCAGGCGAGGACGGATCGTGGCATCACATTCACATATTAGGTTTTTGTGTTGGTGAGGTACAGGTCCCTGTGTACAAATTGCTTGATTCTCTTATATATTCCATCCTGtacaaaagatatatatatacagataAAGTGAAAGGGAGAGGAACATATTTTATACCCTTTGCCTTTACTGCATGACCTAGCAGCCTATCTTTAGTAGATACGAAAAGAGTGCATGCCTTCTCCACCcattatcaaaaagaaaaaaaaaaaattctctcatCACTTTGATTATCGAACAAAATATCACaactaaaaggataaaatatatGATTCATTCTTCACTTTAGGAGTTATTTCAGGTGTCGGTTCTTCTAATGAAAATCATCTTAATTATTCTTAGAGAATTTCTGTGTATGATTGATTACTTTTAACATAGTGATGGCATCACCGGCCTCGTTAATTATACTATGTCCTCGTGATATTTAACTCGTGCATGCATGGGGAATCTTTGAGAGCTAGTTTTGCTTCatcatgatgattttttttttttttgaattgatttagcTTCATCCATAtccatgtttgataaaaattaacattcaattattttcaaaactttatttaataatctagaacttttaattaaaatagttCTTTTGtattatatcataattttaataattaattaatcacgaCTCTTTccaattaataaaatgaattaagtataagatattaatgaaaatttagGAAGCAAATGTTTTTCTCTGAGAGGATGTGattagaaattaatataaaatagtttGAACTTCATCTAATAATAActtagttgagaataatggaatatGTTGGATTGTGCCTTaaccaaccttcctatttatatagaggtagCAGAACACtacagtaactgtaatgattacatcCTCTATTActttcctattctgatagatacataagtaactgtaatgattacaacatcctttattaatttcctattctataatatgccccctcaagctgagggtgggggatcaacccgaagcttgaactGAAAAgtagtaaaggatgcaacaggaaaCGGTtcagtgaagacatcggcaagttgatctcgagagggaacaaaatgaatctgaatttctttcttggcaacatggtcacggacaaagtgataatccacttcaacatgcttagtacgagtatggaagataggatttactgagagataggtagcatcAAGATTATCAAACCAAATGGTAGGagcagagactgagggaacctgcaaatcttttaacaagtattgaagccaaatgacttcagttGTACCAttagcaagggctttatactcagcctcagtagaggagcgagcaacagtgcgttgcttgctgGATTTTCACGAAATCGGCATCTGatcaaaaaagacaagatagccgcccgtagacttgcgatcatcaatactaccagcccaatctgcatctgtaaagccatgtagagcaaaagaggagcctcgagtgatatggaaaccataagatgtcgtacctttaagtagcgtaaaatacgtttcacagcggcccaatgagaatctataggagcatgcataaactaacagactctgttaacagcaaagcatatatttGGACaagtgaaggtaagatattgaagagcacccacgatttgacgaaatcatgtaggatcagagaatgaatgattcggtaataaaatgacttttgaaGGGGAGACtagagtatcaactggtttgcaggaagtcataccagctctgATGAGgatatcaagaatatatttatgttgacgcagcattaaacccataTCGGTAGattgaacttcaatacccaaaaAGTAGTGAataacacctaagtcacgaagctttaACTCaaagctgagtaactgtataaggtgatggagcatagtAGAGTTGCTACCcatgagcagaatatcatcaacatacaccaggagataaaatatattagtaccatcagataagataaatagggaggtgtcaaccttggaagcttagaaaccgatggagagcaacatgctctcggtgcctgtttcaaaccatacaatgatttgtgcaatctgcacacatgagatggatgagaagagtcaacaaaacctagaggttgtttcatgtagacctcttcaataaaaaacaccattgaggaaggcattatgaatatcaagctgatgaatcttcaaATTTCGTGAAACCgtgatagagaaaaccaatcggataGTGGCCTgtttaataactggactgaaggtttcagaataatcaataccttcctgctgggtaaaacctctagcaacaaggcgtgctttatagcgctcaatactaccatcaacacaaTGTTTGATCTGATATATCAATCTACTACCAACAATGTTCATCGAAGGataaaatggaaccaaagaccaagtgtgaTTTTCGTGTAAAGtggcgatctcatcacacatagcattatgccaaact from Populus alba chromosome 8, ASM523922v2, whole genome shotgun sequence encodes the following:
- the LOC118039467 gene encoding monothiol glutaredoxin-S2 — encoded protein: MERVTNLASERPVVIFSKSTCCMCHTIKTLFNEFGVSVAVHELDEMPRGREIEQALSRFGCPTLPAVFIGGELVGGANEVMSLHLNRSLIPMLKRAGALWV